DNA from Planctomycetia bacterium:
CACTTCTTGATCTGAATCGTCTCTGGCTCCACGATCGACGGGATTCCGTACCCGCCGGAGCCCATCCGCGCGCAATCGATTTCGTCGCCGCGATCGACAAGCACGATATCCCCGACCAGGTCTCCCCATTTCTCGGCGAACAGGTGCAATTCCTCGCGCAGGCTGTCGAGCATGACCTCGACATCCTCGATAATTGGGTCGCATTCATCCTGGTCGTTGAATGTCTCCTCGTTCGTGCCTCTGATGGTCCCCTTGAGCATGTAGAAGAGACCGCGGATGGAGCTGTTTTTCCCTTCCGCGATCAGACGATTGCAGCCTTTGGCGACCAGCAAAGTCTGCATATAGGCCTTGGCCTGGGAGACATTGAAGAGCTGGCGCCGATTGGTGTTCGACCCCATCTCGATAAAACGCTTGGACTTGTTGTACTTGACGTTCGACAGGGATCGCGCCGGAATCTCGAGTTGTGGATCACGACGTTTTTCTACGACGGTTACGACGTCGTTCGCCAGTTTCATAATGCTGTTGAACGTCTTCTGATCCCTGTCCGACAAACGACGCTGCGCGCCCGCTGCCGTCGTGTTGGAGGACGTTGATGCCTTCTTCGGTGTCCGTTTCGCCATGGTGACCCTTCCGTTTTCGATCAAGTGTCCTGCGGGACGATCAGCACGTTGTCTCCAAAATCTACTTCCGCTTCTTCGATGGCCTTGCCGGACTGATCGAACCTGGTATCTGCCTCGGCAGTTTTCTTTTTTGCTACCAGCAGAAGTTGTTCGTAGAGCGCTTTTTTATCCGCCCCGTTGATCTCGTGGACCGCCGTGGCGACTTCTCCCAGATAGCGCAAGAAGATATTGCGGCGCTGCCCCTCCTGCTGCACGCGCTGGCGGCGTTTGAGGTACATGCCGAGTTTTCGGCCCACGCTTTGCAGGGCGAGGCGGAGTTCCTTTTGAATCTCCGGGTAGCCAGCGACTGCTTCTTTCGATTCGCTCGTGAACGGCACCCAGACGCTCGCCATGTGGACCATGATGCTCACGGGGCCGCCCGGCAGCCCGCCGCGGGATTGCGTCAGTCCGTAGGAGCGCCAATTCGTGGCCATCACTGCTTGCGTAATGGCGCAACCTGCTTGCTGAAACTGCAACGGCACGCGGTTGGCGAACCGCATCACGGACATCGTTTGTCCGTCATCCAGGTTGACGTTGTGCATCGCCTCGAAGAGCGTGTCGACTTCCTTCTTCGCCAGTTTCGCCGGCGATACCCGCACGCCCACTTTGGCGGCGTCGAGAATCTTGTCCGCCGCGTCACTGCCCAGGCCATGGAACGTATTCACCAGGAACTGCCGCAACGTGCGAGCGTCGCTCTCGGAGAGCAACTCGTCGAGCGCGTCGCGCGTGACCTTCTTAGTCGGCGAACTGCCGCCGTAAGCCAGCGCCGCTTCGATCAGAAACGGATTCCCGCGATACACCGCCGGCGGCCGCGTGCTGGCAACGTAAAACTCGCCGGGCACGACGTGATGCAGCCCCTTGAGCAACGTCTGCTCGCCGATCGGCGAGATGCAATCGGTGGCCGGCGCCGGAATGCGTGTTTGTTGGATGGCCTGAAAGAGCGCGTCGGCCTCTTGCTGGCCGATTCTGCGTGGGTTGGCGCGCGTGGAGAGTTTCGCCGTTTTGCAGAGCCCTTGCGCGGTGCTCGGGCTGACGCGGGAAAAACTCTGCGTGAGGAATTGCGACAGCGATCCGCCCGGCGAATCCTTGAGCAGCGCGACCAGCCGACCCAACTCGACGCCGTAGGGATGCGGCTTGATCTCTTTCGGCTCGACGGGGAGTTCGTCCGTGCTGCGCGTGTAGTCGCGCTGTTCGTTGTCCGGATCGAGGTAATGGAACGTCGCGTGCGGGTTGGCGATCGCGGTTTGTTCCAGGTACTCGTCGACGCTGCCGCGGCCGCGCTGGTGTTTGCCTTCCAGCTCGATCGTGACGCGCGTGCCGTGGTCCTGATCGACCCATTCGATGCCGTGCTTGGCGATGTATTCCGCGCCGGCTTCGCCCGGCGGGATGTCGACGCCTTCGCCTTTGCCGTTCAGAATCTCCGGTTTGTTTTTCTTGGTGTCGATCTGGATCTCGAAATAGTGCGACGGCTTTTTCTTATGCGTCTTGGAGATGATTTTGACTGGTTTGCCGGTCGTTAGCACGCCATACATTCCGGCGGCGCTGATGCCGATGCCTTGTTGGCCGCGGCTCATTCGCAGGCGATGAAACTTCGAGCCGTACAGCAGCTTGCCGAAGATCAGCGCGATCTGCTTTTTCAGAATGCCGGGCCCGTTGTCCTGGACGCCGATTTTGAAGCGATTGGCGGAGGTTTGCTGGATGTGGACCCAGATTTCCGGTAGGATGCCGGCCTCTTCACAGGCGTCGAGCGAATTGTCGACGGCTTCCTTGACCGTGGTCAGCAGCGCCTTGCGGGGGTTGTCGAAACCGAGCAGGTGGCGGTTCTTGGCGAAGAACTCGCTGACGGAGATATCACGCTGGCTGGCGGCCATGCTTTCGGCCGTCGCGCGGCGACGCCCGTTCTTGGACGCCTTGCCGTTCGTCGCGGGAGACTCTTCCGATTCGGTTGAGGTTTCGTCCGTGGTGACCTCGTCGATCATTTTCCCTCTCGATTTGCGGGGCGCGGGCACGGTCAGATGCGGCTTATTCCGGTGGGGCCGATTGTAGCGTTTATAGGGCGATTTTCCCAGCCGACTTGGCGGCGCAAGTCCCTACAGGGCGTTAGTTTGTTACATCCGGCAGACAAAGATTTACCCGCGCCGCCGGACCCGGCCGAAAGGGAAAGCTGACAGCGAGCGAAGTCGCTCGTCACACGGCTCCCGGGAGAACTGTAGATCGACGTTTGTGGGAAGCGACTCCGACGCCGCCGGCAAGAAAGCGCCATGGTCGCGTCTGTTTGAATGCCGAGTTTGGGGTGCCACTGGCGGCTTGTCCGCTAGTGCTAGCAGCGCTCATTCACTGGCGGACAAGCCGCCAGTGGCACCCCCAGCGTGCAGTCAAACAAGACGCGGCAATGAGCAAAGTACGGCGCAGTCGGCGACGGAGTCGCCTCCCACAGAATAGTCCGATTTGCAGCGGAACGTGCGACGAACGGCAATCGGCTCGCCAACCGCAACTCTATCCCGTGGGGGGAAACCAACATGAACGCGAAAAAGATTCGCGCGCTCGTGGCCGGCTCGGCGATGTTCGCCGCCGCCGGACTGGCATCATCGGAAGCGCGCGCTCAAGGCCCTGGCACATTGGGAACTTACGGCTGCATTCGGCCGAATTCCCGCGCCGATCTGTTCTACAACTACTACGCCCAGCCCTGCGGCGACGGCGTGGGGGCGCAACTTTACGTTTCGCCGCAACCGGTGCCGCCCTTCGTGGGGCACACCTACATCACCTACCAACCGTTGATGCCGCACGAGTTCCTCTACAAGCATCACCGGACGTACTTCCGCTATCACCCCGGCTCCGGCGTCACCAAGACCCACGTGCATTGGTGGTAAATCACAACGCCAGAAAGGATGCAAGACGATGAGGATCGGATTCCTCGTGTGGACAATCTGGGTCACGCTGGCCGCGGGCATGCTCGATTCGCGAGCCGACGCCGGCTGGGCTCATTGGGATCGCACGGCGCGTCGTCGCGCTTCGACGTTGTCCTGGCATGATCGTTACTACAACGCTCAGTACGGCACGCCAGTCGCGCTCGTCGTCCCGCCGACGGCCGCGTACCAGACCGACTGGTCCTGGGGCGTCTCCGGAACGCGGATCACGCCGACCTGGCACCAGTTTGGCCGCACGTACCCGGGGCCCGGCGGCGGCGGTGGTAGTTTCATGCCCACCCCGCTCTGGCCGAGCGACACGGACCAATTCGGCGTGCATCACGTCCGCGGCCCGTGGTAGTGAGTGCATAAGAAATACAGGGGCATTCCCCCAGTGGCCCGGTGCGGCGCAGCCAAGCGTCGCGCCGGGCCGCGTTTGTTTTGCGCTTATGCCACAATTTTGTGCCGGATGGCTGGGGTCGAATGTACTCATTCGTCCCCAGCATTATTCGACCTGGGGGCGAATGAGTACATTCGACCCCAGCCACCCACCTCAAGTCGCATTCGCCGGACCGCACTATGGCGACGCAAATGCCGTACAATGCAATGCTCAAAGTAATGCTGAAGTCATTGACCTGCGATCTTGCCCCTCATGCCTACCGGACTTTCCCACGAGCCTGTTGAACTTGTTGTGCCGCCGGAACACGCCGGCAGCCGGCTCGATGTGTTCTTGGCGCAGCACTTTACCGATCACAGCCGGGTGCAATTGCGCCGCGTGATCACGGCCGGCGGCGTGCGGATTGGCGATCAAGGGGGCAAGCCGAGCTACCGGCTGCTGGCCGGGCAAACGATCCAAATCGTGTTGCCGCCGATGCCGGCTGCCGGACCGAATCCAGAAGCGATTCCGATCGACATCCTGTATGAGGACGATTGGCTGGCCTTGGTCAACAAGCCGCCAGGCATGGTGGTGCATCCGGCGCGCGGTCATTGGAGCGGCACGTTGACCAGCGCGCTCGCGTATCACTTTTCATCGCTGAGCGGCGCCGGCGGCGTGACGCGTCCCGGAATCGTACATAGGCTCGATCGCGACACGAGCGGCGTGATTCTGATCGCCAAGAACGACACGGCGCATCATCGCCTCGCCGCGCAATTCGCCGACCGCGAGATCGAAAAACAATACCTGGCGTTCGTCGTCGGCGTGCCGGATCGGGATCGAGATCTGATCGATCGGCCGATCGGCATGCATCCGCATCAGCGCGACAAGATGGCCATCCGACCGCTCGACCCGGATAGTCGCACCGCCCAGAGTTTCTACGAAGTGCGCGAGCGGTTCAAGCACTTCGCGCTCGTGGCGATTCAACCCAAGACCGGCCGCACGCATCAGATTCGCGTGCATCTGGCCAGCATCGGTCATCCGGTCCTATGCGACGCCCAGTACGGCGGCCGCGACATGATCTCACGCGGCGAACTACTCGGTGGGAAACCGGACGAGGACATGGTGCTCAACCGCCAGGCATTGCACGCGGAGCGACTCTCCTTCACGCATCCGGAAGACGGCCGACGCGTGACGATCGAAGCGCCGCTCCCGGCAGATATGCTCACGGTGCTGGAAATTCTTCGCGGTGCGAAGTAGGCGAGCCATGGTCTCCTTTCGCTCCGCGAAAGGCCCAACCTTTCGCGGAGCGAAAGGAGACTATGGTCGGAGACTATTGGTGATGGCCGGCGTCGACAGGCGGAGCTGGCGGCGGCGCGAAGTTTCTCTGCCCCGGCGCTTGAGCGAAGTGAAACGGCGACGGCGGGCCGACTGGCGCGGTTTGCGCGTGCTCCAGCAGAATGCGGCGCACTTCCAACACCGCCAGCGGGTGTTGATGTACGCGCGAGTGATCGGCGTTGATTACGACTTCAGAATCGACGCCATCCAGGTGCGCGCTCTCGTACGACACGATGCCGTCGGTGCCGGCGGCGAATTTGCCGACGATGCCGCCTTCCGGCAGCACGCCGATTACGTTGTGAAAATGCACGCCAGGCGCCGGCCGCGAGGAAACCAACACCGGCAATAGCGGCGAGTCGGGCGCGAGGCTATCGAGGCTCGTCTTCGCTTCTTGAAATGACGCGTCGCGGAACAAATCCGGGTTATCGCGTCGCAATTCGTCGGAGCCGGTCATCAGCATCGCCGGTAGGGTGATCAACTTGCGTCCCAAGTACCGCGTCGTGTTATTGGCGAACTTGCTGCCACGATGCGGCGTGCCGATCGTGACCACGCGCTTCACGGAAGGACTCGCATGGAAATAGAACGTGCCGCCGAGCACCTCGCGCGTCTCGGGGCTGGCCTTCACCAGATGGAACGGCTTGGTGGCCACGGCGTCCCAGAATTGATTGCCGCTTTCCACGACTTGCAGCTTGGAAATCAAGCCGCCCATGCTGTGCCCAACCAGCACCATCTGATCCAAGCTGCCTTCGCGCTGCGCGGGATCGACGGCGGTGCGGACCTTGGCGAGGTCTTGCCGCAATTGCGCCGCGCTGTACCAGAACGGCTGTCCCGTGGGATACAGATAGAACCAGAACTGATAGCGCGAGCGGATGTTCGGATCGCTCCGCAGATCGTTAAACATTTCCATCCACGTGAGCGGACTCGACCATAGCCCATGCACCATCAGCACGGGAATCTTGCCCGGCTGGTACGGCTCCAACATGTACAGCCCTGAGACCGCCGCGGTTTTGTCGGGACGTAGCAGGCCTGCCGTGCTGAGTTTGTTGAGCTGCGGATTGTTGAGGAAATGCGCGAGCGGCGTGCTCAGGTCGCATTCCAATGGCACGCGCCGCGCGCCGACCCAATTGTCGGTCGACGACAACGGATCGCAAAGTTCCAACACCGCGCGATGACGCTTGCCGGCGCCGGTTCCGGTTTCGTCCGGCAATAATCGCAGAAACGCCGTCACTGGGAAACTAAGACCCGGCGGGTAGAATTTCTCCGTGGCGTTTTCGCCGGGATGACTCTTGCGTACGGCGATCATCGGCACGCCGAGACCGTAACCGTGGTACTGGTTCGTCAGCCCGCCTACTTCATAGTCGGAGCAAAACTCCAATTTCTCGAAGTCATCGTCGTGCCAGGCGGTCCCGCAAGAAACCACACGCAAATCCCAAGTGTCGGTCGCCGAGGTGATCTCGCAATCGCAACCGGGCGCGAGATTGCCTTGCTTCTGCATCAACCGCATCGCGCCTTCGAGCGCGCCGTTGTAGAGATCGCAGGCGCCGCGAAAGTGCGGATCGTAAGGATTTCGCCATTCCGCGTGCTGATCGTCGAACAGGTAGATATAGGCGTAGGCGACGCTCGCGCCATAAAAATCGAGCGCCTGCTTGGCGTCGTGCTTTTCCGCCCGCTTCGCAGCGAGGTAACTCAGCTCCGCGTAGGCGTGCAACTTCTCCGCGCTCGGTTCGCGCTCAATGCACTGCTGGAACTTCGCTAGCAGTTCCTTCGAATCGAGGTCGAGTTGATCGTCCAGATCGTACTTGCGCAACACGAGCATCGTGCGCTCGCTCGGCTGCGGCCCGTACCAGCTCGCGAGCTGCAATGTCTCGGTGAGCGGGTTTTTCGGGCTCGTCCGAATCTTGACATACTGCGATGCGGAACAGGCCGGCAATACGGCGATGCACAGCAATAGCAGCCACGCCCGCGCGGCGCGCGGCATGACACTGCTCGGTTCGACCGTCGTCTTCACTCTCGCCATAGGCGGAGAAGTAGGACATCGCCGCGGCAACGTCAATGCCGGCTGAGAGTTGCCACGCGGCGCAGAGAGCTGTGGGAGGCGTCTCCGACGCCGATGGAGTGGACGACGTGTGAAGGGAGCACGTCGTCCCGTCAAACAGCGTCAATTTCATCGGCGTCGGAGACGCCTCCCACAGCGGTATAGAGATCGCCGGTATGAAAAAACTACGCGCCGTTTGTGAAAATCTTCAAAACTGCCCTTGACCGGTCTTGCCGCCTCAGTTAATTACCCGCCCGCATTTCTGTCGAAACTCAACCACCCGTGGACAGCGTCCGCGCGCCGAGGCCTTGCGCCCCCGCACGCGACATGTCGCACGGAGACGATCGCGGTTCGCACACGTTGCAAAAGGAGAACGCGTTGAATACGACGGCACGCATCCTGTTAGTCGGACTGGGCATGGCTTGGGCCTGCCTTCCGTCCTCCGCGGCGGCCGCGCCGTGGAGCATTCCTCGAACCTGGCTCTCGGCGCCCATGGTGCGCCAAGCCGACGGCGACGAGGAGCGGGACCTTCATGCCGAAGCCCGCGATCTATTGGATCGCGCCCGGCAGGCGATGAAGGACGGCGATCTCGACGTCGCGGACAAGCTCGTCCGCGAAGCCGAGAAGCTTGACGTGAGCTACAACCCGCTCCATCTGGGCGATACGCCCAAGAAGGCGCGGCGCGACGTGGAACGCCTGAAGAAGCGGAAGTCCGGCCAAAAGGAAACTTTGGCCGACCGCTTCAAGTTCTTCGGCAAGGACGAAGAAGAAGCGAGCGAAGAAGTCGAAGACCCGTTCGCCACGGCCGTGCCGCAAGACGAACAGGCCGAGGAGCCAACCGCGTCGCCCCGAGCGGCCGCGCCGAAATCGCAGCCGGCCCCGGCTCTCGACGAACCGTTTAGCAGTGCGCCGGCGGATCAACGCCTGCCGCGCACCGCGGCGACCAGCCCGGAACAAACTCGTGCCAAGAAATTGCTGTTCGACGCCCGTCGGGCTATGGCCTACGGTGACATGAATCGCGCCAAGGCGCTGACCGAGCAAGCGGCGGCGATGAAGCTCACCTATGAACTGACCGACGATTCGCCGGCCAAGTTGCAATCGACTTGGACGCGGTTGAGTGAATTGCAGGAACGCGATCCCAACTCGAGGAACACTGAGGCCTATCGCCGCGAGTATTCGACGTTGCTGCTGGAACAGGCCGAAGCCATGTTGCAGTGGCGCGATCTGGAAGAAGCGGAACGTCTCTGCAATGTCGCCAGTCAACAGCAAGTCAACTACGGGCCGTTCGACGTCAAGCCGGATACGCTCATGCAGCGGATCACGTCCGCTCGCACGGGCAAGGAAGCGCCCGGCGGTTTGGTCGGCGTGACGGGCGAACCGCCGAAGTTGCAGCCGATCGGCGCGGGCACGCCCCTTGCCGGGGAACAACCGAACAAGCAACAGGTCGCCGAGCTGATGCGACAATCACGCGTTGCACTCCAGGCAAACGACTTGGAAGCTGCGGAGCGCCTGGCCGTGCAGGCCGAAGGCGTGCGACTGCCGGAAAACACCTTCGCGCAAGGCGAAGATCAGCCGTGGATGTTGCGATTGGATATCCAGAAAGCGCGCATGGAAAAGGCCCGCGGCAATGCCGCTCCGGCCGTGTATGACTCGACATTGGATGGCACGCGCAACGTGGCCGTTCAGGCCACGAGCCCGTTTGACGAAACTTCGCCGACGTTGGCCCCGGATGCATTGCCGGACACCGAGCCGTCCGGTACCAGCCTGCCGACGCCGCCAGGCGAAGGCCCGGGCTTCGCGTTGTTCCAACAAGGCGAGGAAGCTCTGCGTGCCCGCGATGTACCGCGTGCCGCGCAGTTGTTCCGGCAAGCCGCCGGCTACAAGGATGAATTCGATCCGCTCACTTGGCAGCGTTTGCAGGACCACTTGCAATTGCTGTCACCTTCCGCGACGGGTGTCGCCGGCCCGGGCAACCCGGCGCAAGACGCCGCCGCACGGCAGCAACTCGCCGCCCGGCAAGTGGCCGCTGAACTCGCCAGATTGGAAGCGGAGTCGGGCCGATTGATGGAAAGCGATCCGCGCCGTGCCCGTGAAATGCTGGTGACGGCCGGACAGATGGTCGAGAACTCCGGCGTCGAGCCGGCGATTCGCGAACAACTCTTGCGTCGCGTGCAACGCACGTTAACGCAAGCCGATCTGTATATCACCAACAATCAAGGCCGGATCGAACTGCTGGACAGCAACCGCGACGTGAAGGGCCAGATCGATCGCGAGGCCAAGGTCAAGGTCGAAGTCGAGCAGAAGCTCGCCATGTTGGTCGACGACTTCAATCGAAAGATGGACGAAGGCCGCTTCCCGGAAGCCGAGTTGATCGCCAAGCAGGCGAAGGAATTGGCGCCGGACGAACAGGTGGTGATGCAGATCAACACGCAAGTCCGGCAGATGCGCCGCCTGCGCAACGAGATGGATCTGGCGGATCTCGAGGAACGAGGCGTCGTGGACAGTTTGACGAATGCGAAAATTTCCTCGCAGCCGTTCGATGACAACAAGCCGTTCCAGTTCGGCGACGCCAAGGAATGGGAACTACTGACGGCCCGCCGCAGGTCGCTCGATCCGCGGACGAAGATGCGGAGCGAGAAGGACTTGGAAATCGAAAAGAAGCTCAAGACTCCTGTCTCGCTGAGTTTCCAGGCGAAGCCCTTGGCCGAAGTGATCGACTATCTCGGCAAGGTTGCTCAAGTCAACGTCTACCTCAATCCCCAAGGTCTGTCCGACGCCGGCGCCACGTCCGATACGCCGGTTACGATCGACCTCAAGAGTGAGATCTCGCTGAAGAGTGCGCTCAACCTGATCTTGGAGCCGCTCGACCTGACGTATGTCATCAAGAACGATGTGCTGAACATCACCAGCCACGACCAGAAAGACGGGAGCTTCTACCCTGTCGTTTACAGCGTGGCCGATCTGGTGATCGGCATCCCGAACTTCGTCCCGAATAGCCGGATGGGGATGTCCGGCGCGTTGCACGACGCGTACGGCTCGCTCGGCTACGGGGGCGCTGGCGGAGGGTTCGCCTCGCACAGCCCGATCTCGGTCGTGGCGAGCCGCGACGGCGCGAACGCCAACGCCACCATCAACCCAGCGATCCTGGCCTCGATGGGCGCTTCGGAAAGCGTGCATACGGGGGCGACGCAGTCTCCGATCGGCGACGGTCCGGGCGGGATCGGCGGCGGGGTGCAGCCGGACTTCGACAGCTTGATCGAATTGATTACGTCGACGATTCAACCCACGACGTGGACGGACGTGGGCGGCACCGGCGCCATTCAAGAGTACGCCAACAACCTGACCCTGGTCATCAGCCAGACGCAGGACGTCCACGAGGAGATCGCCGATCTGTTGGAACAGTTGCGCCGCTTGCAGGACTTGCAGGTCACGATTGAAGTGCGGTTCATCACGCTCAGCGATCAGTTCTTCGAGCGGATCGGCGTCGACTTCGACTTCGATCTCGACGACGACAGCGATCGGCCGTTCCAGACCTTCGGCATCTCCAACGACGATTCTGACGGCACGGGCGGCAATCCGACGCGCGACACGCAGGACCGCGACCATGGTCCGTCGACCACGGTCGGTCTCGATCCGACCGGGAACTTCACCTCCGACCTGGACGTGCCGTTCACGCAGGGGCACTTCCCCTTGGCGGTGCCGCAGTTCGGCGGTTACGCTCCGGGCGCGGGGGCCACGTTGGGCTTCGCGATCTTGAGCGACATCGAAGCCCGCTTCCTGATGGAAGCGGCGCAAGGTGATCGTCGCAGCAACATCATGCAAGCTCCGAAGGTGACGCTGTTCAACGGGCAGCAGGCGATCGTGAGCGATACCTCGCAGAGCCCGTTCGTGATCAGCGTGATCCCGGTGGTCGGCGACTTCGCCGCCGCCCAGCAACCGGTGATCGTCGTGCTGAACGAAGGAACGCACATGAGTGTGCAGGCCGTGGTGTCGAGCGATCGACGCTTTGTCCGCATGACCGTCGTGCCGTTCTTCAGCCAGATCGGCGACGTGGACACCTTCACCTTCACGGGTGAATCGAGCACCACGGAAGACAGCGCGTCGGAAGGTCCGGACGACGACACGTCCAGCCGCAACAACACGCGGACGACGACGTCGGCTGGCACCACG
Protein-coding regions in this window:
- a CDS encoding DNA topoisomerase IV subunit A, with the protein product MAKRTPKKASTSSNTTAAGAQRRLSDRDQKTFNSIMKLANDVVTVVEKRRDPQLEIPARSLSNVKYNKSKRFIEMGSNTNRRQLFNVSQAKAYMQTLLVAKGCNRLIAEGKNSSIRGLFYMLKGTIRGTNEETFNDQDECDPIIEDVEVMLDSLREELHLFAEKWGDLVGDIVLVDRGDEIDCARMGSGGYGIPSIVEPETIQIKKCTAKFILHVEKGTVWQRFNEDKFWKKHNCLLTHGKGQPPRGVRRLLNRLHNELNLPVYCLLDNDPWGYYIYSVIKQGSINLAYESKRMAIPDAKFLGLRSIDFERCELSPSVKINLNAVDIKRARQIAEYPWFAAKKAWQKEIEKMLQNGFKLEVESLISKDVSYVTEVYTPERLAERDWLD
- a CDS encoding DNA topoisomerase VI subunit B — its product is MIDEVTTDETSTESEESPATNGKASKNGRRRATAESMAASQRDISVSEFFAKNRHLLGFDNPRKALLTTVKEAVDNSLDACEEAGILPEIWVHIQQTSANRFKIGVQDNGPGILKKQIALIFGKLLYGSKFHRLRMSRGQQGIGISAAGMYGVLTTGKPVKIISKTHKKKPSHYFEIQIDTKKNKPEILNGKGEGVDIPPGEAGAEYIAKHGIEWVDQDHGTRVTIELEGKHQRGRGSVDEYLEQTAIANPHATFHYLDPDNEQRDYTRSTDELPVEPKEIKPHPYGVELGRLVALLKDSPGGSLSQFLTQSFSRVSPSTAQGLCKTAKLSTRANPRRIGQQEADALFQAIQQTRIPAPATDCISPIGEQTLLKGLHHVVPGEFYVASTRPPAVYRGNPFLIEAALAYGGSSPTKKVTRDALDELLSESDARTLRQFLVNTFHGLGSDAADKILDAAKVGVRVSPAKLAKKEVDTLFEAMHNVNLDDGQTMSVMRFANRVPLQFQQAGCAITQAVMATNWRSYGLTQSRGGLPGGPVSIMVHMASVWVPFTSESKEAVAGYPEIQKELRLALQSVGRKLGMYLKRRQRVQQEGQRRNIFLRYLGEVATAVHEINGADKKALYEQLLLVAKKKTAEADTRFDQSGKAIEEAEVDFGDNVLIVPQDT
- a CDS encoding RluA family pseudouridine synthase; the protein is MPTGLSHEPVELVVPPEHAGSRLDVFLAQHFTDHSRVQLRRVITAGGVRIGDQGGKPSYRLLAGQTIQIVLPPMPAAGPNPEAIPIDILYEDDWLALVNKPPGMVVHPARGHWSGTLTSALAYHFSSLSGAGGVTRPGIVHRLDRDTSGVILIAKNDTAHHRLAAQFADREIEKQYLAFVVGVPDRDRDLIDRPIGMHPHQRDKMAIRPLDPDSRTAQSFYEVRERFKHFALVAIQPKTGRTHQIRVHLASIGHPVLCDAQYGGRDMISRGELLGGKPDEDMVLNRQALHAERLSFTHPEDGRRVTIEAPLPADMLTVLEILRGAK
- a CDS encoding alpha/beta fold hydrolase — protein: MPRAARAWLLLLCIAVLPACSASQYVKIRTSPKNPLTETLQLASWYGPQPSERTMLVLRKYDLDDQLDLDSKELLAKFQQCIEREPSAEKLHAYAELSYLAAKRAEKHDAKQALDFYGASVAYAYIYLFDDQHAEWRNPYDPHFRGACDLYNGALEGAMRLMQKQGNLAPGCDCEITSATDTWDLRVVSCGTAWHDDDFEKLEFCSDYEVGGLTNQYHGYGLGVPMIAVRKSHPGENATEKFYPPGLSFPVTAFLRLLPDETGTGAGKRHRAVLELCDPLSSTDNWVGARRVPLECDLSTPLAHFLNNPQLNKLSTAGLLRPDKTAAVSGLYMLEPYQPGKIPVLMVHGLWSSPLTWMEMFNDLRSDPNIRSRYQFWFYLYPTGQPFWYSAAQLRQDLAKVRTAVDPAQREGSLDQMVLVGHSMGGLISKLQVVESGNQFWDAVATKPFHLVKASPETREVLGGTFYFHASPSVKRVVTIGTPHRGSKFANNTTRYLGRKLITLPAMLMTGSDELRRDNPDLFRDASFQEAKTSLDSLAPDSPLLPVLVSSRPAPGVHFHNVIGVLPEGGIVGKFAAGTDGIVSYESAHLDGVDSEVVINADHSRVHQHPLAVLEVRRILLEHAQTAPVGPPSPFHFAQAPGQRNFAPPPAPPVDAGHHQ